Proteins encoded within one genomic window of Chloroflexota bacterium:
- a CDS encoding acyl-CoA dehydrogenase family protein gives MVDFDLSPEQKLLKDTAKDFADREIMPGARDRDRNATFPNDIIAKLGALGFLGPLVPEQYGGMGADFMSEAIIFEEIGRADSSVRTTLSVQISLCEAPILKYGNEEQKRKYLPKLASGEWLGCFGLTEPQAGSDAANQQTTCRRDGDHWILNGHKMWISNGTKSKVAIIFAQGDPSKKHRGISAFLVENDTPGFESFEIHGKLGLRSSATAELKLTDVRVHDSQRLGEIGQGFNIAMYALDNGRFGVASGCVGIIQGCVDASVKYAQERYAFNKPIASFQLVQELIADMYLDLEAARLLVYRAGARKNTGDPAHIETSLAKWYASEAAVRAALNTIQVHGGYGYSDEYPGERYLRDAKVATLYEGTTQIQKLIIGRHLTGISAFV, from the coding sequence ATGGTTGACTTCGATCTTTCCCCCGAACAGAAGCTGCTGAAGGATACGGCCAAAGACTTCGCCGATCGCGAAATCATGCCCGGCGCGCGCGACCGCGACCGCAATGCCACATTCCCTAACGACATCATTGCCAAACTGGGCGCGCTCGGTTTTCTCGGCCCGCTCGTGCCGGAGCAGTATGGCGGCATGGGCGCCGACTTCATGAGCGAGGCGATCATCTTCGAGGAAATCGGCCGCGCCGACTCGTCGGTGCGCACCACGCTCTCGGTGCAGATTTCGCTGTGCGAAGCGCCGATTCTGAAGTACGGCAACGAGGAGCAGAAGCGCAAGTACCTGCCCAAGTTAGCTAGTGGCGAATGGCTCGGCTGCTTCGGCCTGACCGAGCCGCAGGCCGGCTCCGACGCCGCCAACCAGCAGACCACCTGCCGGCGCGACGGCGACCACTGGATCCTCAACGGCCACAAGATGTGGATCAGCAACGGCACCAAGTCGAAGGTCGCGATCATCTTCGCGCAGGGCGACCCGTCCAAAAAGCATCGCGGCATCAGCGCGTTCCTGGTCGAGAACGACACGCCCGGCTTCGAGTCGTTCGAGATCCACGGCAAGCTCGGCCTGCGCTCGTCCGCGACCGCCGAGTTGAAGCTGACCGATGTGCGCGTGCACGATTCGCAGCGGCTCGGCGAAATCGGCCAGGGCTTCAACATCGCGATGTACGCGCTCGACAACGGCCGCTTCGGCGTGGCCAGCGGCTGCGTCGGCATCATCCAGGGCTGCGTCGACGCCTCGGTGAAGTACGCCCAGGAGCGCTATGCGTTCAACAAGCCGATCGCCAGCTTCCAGCTCGTGCAGGAACTGATTGCCGACATGTACCTCGACCTCGAGGCGGCGCGCCTGCTGGTCTACCGCGCCGGCGCGCGGAAGAATACCGGCGACCCGGCGCACATCGAAACGTCGCTAGCTAAGTGGTACGCCAGCGAGGCGGCCGTGCGCGCAGCGCTCAACACCATCCAGGTGCACGGCGGCTACGGCTACTCCGACGAATACCCCGGCGAGCGCTACCTGCGCGACGCCAAGGTGGCGACGCTGTACGAGGGCACCACGCAGATTCAGAAGTTGATCATCGGCCGGCACCTGACCGGCATCAGCGCGTTCGTCTAA